A single genomic interval of Streptococcus oralis subsp. dentisani harbors:
- a CDS encoding DUF262 domain-containing protein, with product MESKVYYGEYTLEHWMNLILKKNIILPDYQRLFVWDKEKTEKLIESIRKNEFVPPVTIGSYDKGDERENLILDGQQRLTSIFLSFLGIFPNKEKYKKKISNLIDDNDSEIDIDEFDNILEWSLKKLTEKGNSKEQILSQIKKDNYDEISEISLEFLRSHYLGFCYLVPQVTGGESVDEFYSEQQRYYSSVFRNINIQGETLLPQESRKSLYFLRDGLVDFFEPEFSKSIRINDAQMDFVRYIALISHYKEKVNINKVGYRYARRMEKLYEEFIYFVAYGADSDLFSPLPDYVTAEDYSNKLEEVGKFMEVITNQIVLNSIIDIDLVAFGLLKYTLFESKKLDINSINNLVLDLKEEIQSFKSDMKHTKNPNALMHLRNRIQSSYEIYSRYIK from the coding sequence ATGGAGAGTAAAGTGTACTATGGTGAATATACTTTAGAACATTGGATGAATTTAATTTTGAAAAAAAATATCATTCTTCCAGATTATCAGAGATTATTTGTTTGGGATAAGGAGAAAACAGAGAAACTAATTGAGAGTATACGAAAAAATGAATTTGTACCACCAGTTACTATTGGTTCTTATGATAAGGGAGATGAACGAGAAAATTTAATTTTAGATGGGCAACAACGTTTGACTAGTATTTTTCTTAGCTTCTTAGGTATTTTTCCGAATAAAGAAAAATATAAAAAGAAAATTTCAAACTTGATTGATGATAATGATTCAGAAATAGATATTGATGAGTTTGATAATATTTTAGAGTGGTCGTTGAAGAAGTTAACGGAGAAAGGTAACAGCAAAGAACAAATACTTTCACAGATTAAAAAAGATAATTATGATGAAATTTCAGAAATTAGTTTAGAATTTTTACGTTCACATTATCTTGGTTTTTGTTATCTTGTCCCACAAGTTACGGGTGGTGAAAGTGTTGATGAGTTTTACTCTGAACAGCAAAGATATTATTCTTCTGTGTTTAGAAACATAAATATTCAAGGTGAAACATTACTTCCTCAGGAAAGTAGAAAATCACTATATTTTCTTAGAGATGGTCTGGTAGATTTTTTTGAACCAGAATTTAGTAAATCAATTAGAATTAATGATGCGCAAATGGATTTTGTTCGTTATATTGCTTTAATATCTCATTATAAAGAAAAAGTCAATATAAATAAGGTCGGTTATAGATATGCTCGAAGAATGGAAAAACTATATGAGGAATTCATTTACTTTGTTGCATATGGTGCAGATAGCGATTTATTTTCTCCATTACCAGACTATGTAACAGCAGAAGACTATTCAAATAAATTAGAAGAAGTTGGAAAATTTATGGAGGTTATAACTAATCAAATAGTTTTAAATTCAATTATTGATATAGATTTAGTTGCTTTTGGTTTGTTAAAGTATACTCTCTTTGAGAGTAAAAAGCTGGATATCAATTCTATAAATAATTTAGTTCTAGATTTGAAAGAAGAAATTCAATCATTTAAAAGTGACATGAAACATACAAAGAATCCAAATGCTTTGATGCATTTACGAAATAGAATTCAAAGTTCTTATGAGATTTACAGTAGGTATATAAAATGA
- the purF gene encoding amidophosphoribosyltransferase, which produces MTYEVKSLNEECGVFGIWGHPDAAKLTYFGLHSLQHRGQEGAGILSNDQGQLKRHRDMGLLSEVFRNPANLDKLTGTSAIGHVRYATAGEASVDNIQPFLFRFHDMQFGLAHNGNLTNAESLKKELEQRGAIFSSTSDSEILAHLIRRSHNPNLMGKIKEALSLVKGGFAYILLFEDKLIAALDPNGFRPLSIGKMTNGAVVVSSETCAFEVIGAEWIRDLKPGEIVIIDDKGIQYDSYTDDTQLAICSMEYIYFARPDSNIHGVNVHTARKRMGAQLAREFKHEADIVVGVPNSSLSAAMGFAEESGLPNEMGLIKNQYTQRTFIQPTQELREQGVRMKLSAVSGVVKGKRVVMIDDSIVRGTTSRRIVQLLKEAGASEVHVAIGSPALAYPCFYGIDIQTRQELIAANHTVEETRQIIGADSLTYLSVEGLIDSIGIETDAPNGGLCVAYFDGDYPTPLYDYEEDYRRSLEEKTSFYK; this is translated from the coding sequence ATGACATACGAAGTAAAATCTCTTAATGAAGAATGTGGTGTTTTCGGTATCTGGGGGCATCCAGATGCTGCTAAATTGACCTATTTTGGTCTCCATAGTCTTCAGCACCGTGGTCAGGAGGGGGCAGGAATCCTCTCCAATGATCAAGGACAATTGAAGCGTCATCGTGATATGGGGCTTTTATCAGAAGTGTTCAGAAATCCAGCTAATTTGGATAAACTAACTGGAACGAGCGCGATTGGGCATGTGCGTTATGCGACTGCTGGCGAAGCTTCTGTGGATAACATTCAGCCCTTCCTCTTTCGCTTTCATGATATGCAGTTTGGGCTGGCTCACAATGGGAACCTGACCAATGCAGAATCTCTTAAGAAAGAATTGGAACAAAGAGGTGCTATTTTCAGCTCAACCTCTGATTCAGAAATCTTAGCCCACCTCATTCGTCGGAGTCACAATCCGAACTTGATGGGTAAAATCAAGGAAGCACTCAGTCTTGTCAAAGGTGGCTTTGCTTATATCTTGCTTTTTGAGGACAAGTTGATTGCGGCGCTTGACCCTAATGGCTTCCGTCCGCTTTCGATTGGGAAAATGACCAACGGAGCGGTAGTGGTTTCCTCCGAAACCTGTGCTTTTGAAGTTATTGGTGCTGAGTGGATCCGAGATTTGAAGCCTGGAGAGATTGTGATCATTGATGATAAGGGCATCCAGTATGATAGCTATACAGATGATACACAGTTGGCGATTTGCTCTATGGAGTATATCTATTTTGCTCGCCCTGACTCTAACATTCATGGTGTTAATGTCCATACAGCTCGCAAACGTATGGGGGCTCAATTGGCGCGTGAATTTAAGCACGAAGCGGATATCGTGGTCGGTGTGCCAAATTCCTCACTCAGCGCAGCTATGGGATTTGCGGAAGAGTCTGGTCTGCCAAATGAAATGGGTCTCATCAAAAACCAATACACCCAACGCACCTTTATCCAACCGACTCAAGAATTGCGGGAGCAAGGGGTGCGGATGAAACTGTCTGCTGTTTCGGGTGTTGTCAAAGGCAAACGTGTGGTTATGATTGATGATTCCATTGTTCGTGGGACAACCTCTCGCCGTATCGTTCAGCTTTTGAAAGAAGCGGGGGCTTCTGAAGTTCACGTTGCTATTGGCAGTCCAGCGCTAGCTTATCCATGTTTCTACGGGATTGATATCCAGACGCGTCAGGAGCTGATTGCTGCCAATCATACGGTCGAAGAAACTCGCCAAATCATTGGAGCAGATAGCCTGACCTATCTTTCTGTTGAAGGTTTGATTGATTCGATTGGTATTGAAACAGATGCGCCGAACGGTGGTCTCTGTGTCGCTTACTTTGACGGCGACTACCCAACTCCTCTCTACGACTATGAGGAAGACTATCGTAGAAGTTTGGAAGAAAAGACCAGTTTTTACAAATAG
- the purE gene encoding 5-(carboxyamino)imidazole ribonucleotide mutase, producing MKPVISIIMGSKSDWATMQKTAEVLDRFGIAYEKKVVSAHRTPDLMFRHAEEARSRGIKVIIAGAGGAAHLPGMVAAKTTLPVIGVPVKSRALSGVDSLYSIVQMPGGVPVATMAIGEAGATNAALFALRLLSVENQAIAIALADFVEEQGKIAEESTNELI from the coding sequence ATGAAACCAGTAATTTCCATTATCATGGGCTCAAAATCCGACTGGGCAACCATGCAAAAAACCGCCGAAGTCCTAGACCGCTTCGGTATAGCCTACGAAAAGAAAGTTGTCTCTGCCCACCGTACACCTGATCTCATGTTCAGACATGCCGAAGAAGCTCGTAGCCGTGGCATCAAGGTCATCATCGCTGGTGCGGGTGGCGCAGCCCATTTGCCAGGTATGGTAGCTGCCAAAACAACCCTTCCTGTCATTGGTGTACCAGTCAAATCACGTGCTCTTAGTGGCGTGGACTCGCTCTACTCTATCGTTCAGATGCCGGGCGGTGTGCCTGTTGCGACCATGGCTATTGGTGAAGCAGGTGCGACAAATGCGGCTCTATTTGCCCTCCGTCTCTTGTCAGTAGAGAATCAGGCTATCGCGATAGCTTTGGCAGATTTCGTAGAAGAACAAGGAAAAATCGCAGAGGAGTCGACAAATGAGCTCATCTAA
- a CDS encoding aspartate/glutamate racemase family protein produces MKTIGLIGGMSWESTTSYYQIINETIKKELGGLHSAKILLYSVDFAEIEHYQAVGDWEKSGRLLADIAQRLEQAGADFIVICTNTMHKVAPQIQEQITIPILHIAQATAQALLADGIQKVGLLGTKYTMTQDFYKEKLIESGLEVLIPDQAGITEVSRIIYDELCLGNIKESSKQVYLAIIDELKKAGAEAVILGCTEIGLLVKQSDTDLPLYDTTVIHAEKAAEWAVNK; encoded by the coding sequence ATTAAAACTATTGGTCTGATTGGTGGTATGAGTTGGGAAAGCACCACATCTTACTACCAAATCATCAACGAAACCATCAAAAAAGAGCTGGGTGGTCTGCATTCTGCTAAGATTCTACTTTATAGTGTTGATTTTGCAGAGATTGAGCATTATCAAGCAGTCGGAGACTGGGAGAAAAGCGGTCGACTTTTGGCAGATATTGCTCAGCGCTTGGAGCAAGCTGGTGCAGATTTCATCGTTATTTGTACCAACACCATGCACAAGGTTGCTCCGCAGATACAAGAGCAGATTACGATTCCAATCTTGCATATTGCGCAGGCAACTGCGCAGGCCTTGTTGGCTGACGGTATTCAAAAAGTCGGTCTCCTAGGGACCAAGTACACCATGACTCAAGATTTTTACAAGGAGAAATTAATAGAGTCTGGGTTAGAAGTGCTGATTCCAGATCAAGCTGGCATTACAGAGGTTAGTCGAATTATTTATGACGAACTTTGCCTAGGGAACATCAAAGAAAGCTCAAAACAGGTTTATCTTGCCATTATAGATGAATTGAAAAAAGCAGGCGCTGAAGCTGTTATCTTGGGGTGTACGGAGATTGGTCTCCTCGTCAAGCAATCCGACACTGACCTGCCTCTCTACGACACAACAGTGATTCATGCAGAGAAAGCGGCGGAGTGGGCGGTAAATAAATGA
- the purD gene encoding phosphoribosylamine--glycine ligase, whose translation MKLLVVGSGGREHAIAKKLLESKDVEKVFVAPGNDGMTLDGLELVNISISEHSELIEFAKANDIAWSFIGPDDALAAGIVDDFNAAGLKAFGSTRLAAELEWSKDFAKEIMVKYGVPTAAYGTFSDFEEAKAYIEKQGAPIVVKADGLALGKGVVVAETVEQAVEAAHQMLLDNKFGDSGARVVIEEFLEGEEFSLFAFVNGDKFYIMPTAQDHKRAYDGDKGPNTGGMGAYAPVPHLPQSVVDTAVETIVKPVLEGMIKECRPYLGVLYAGLILTADGPKVIEFNARFGDPETQIILPRLTSDFAQNITDILDGKEPAITWLDEGVTLGVVVASNGYPLDYAKGLELPAKTEGDIITYYAGAKFSENSRALLSNGGRVYMLVTTADTVKDAQNTIYQELAQQKTEGLFYRTDIGSKAIR comes from the coding sequence ATGAAGCTGTTAGTTGTCGGTTCGGGTGGTCGTGAACATGCCATTGCTAAGAAGTTGCTTGAGTCAAAAGATGTTGAAAAAGTCTTTGTAGCTCCTGGGAATGACGGGATGACTCTAGATGGTCTGGAATTGGTAAATATCTCTATTTCCGAACATTCTGAATTGATTGAATTTGCAAAAGCCAACGATATAGCTTGGTCCTTTATCGGGCCAGATGACGCCCTTGCTGCTGGGATTGTGGATGATTTCAATGCAGCTGGTCTCAAAGCCTTTGGTTCGACAAGATTAGCAGCGGAGCTGGAGTGGTCCAAGGATTTTGCTAAGGAAATCATGGTCAAGTATGGCGTTCCGACAGCAGCCTATGGGACCTTCTCAGATTTTGAGGAAGCCAAGGCCTATATCGAAAAGCAGGGGGCGCCTATCGTAGTCAAGGCAGACGGTTTGGCCCTTGGGAAAGGTGTCGTCGTTGCTGAAACGGTTGAGCAAGCAGTCGAAGCTGCTCACCAGATGCTGCTGGATAATAAATTCGGCGACTCAGGTGCGCGTGTGGTTATCGAGGAGTTTCTTGAAGGTGAGGAATTCTCTCTCTTTGCCTTTGTCAATGGCGACAAGTTCTACATCATGCCAACGGCTCAGGATCACAAACGTGCCTATGATGGCGACAAAGGGCCTAACACTGGTGGTATGGGTGCCTATGCGCCGGTTCCTCACTTGCCACAGAGTGTAGTTGATACGGCAGTGGAGACTATTGTCAAGCCAGTCCTTGAAGGGATGATTAAAGAATGTCGCCCTTATCTGGGTGTCCTTTATGCCGGTCTTATCTTGACAGCTGATGGACCTAAGGTTATCGAGTTTAACGCTCGTTTTGGAGATCCAGAAACTCAGATTATCCTGCCTCGTTTGACATCTGACTTTGCACAAAATATTACGGATATCCTAGATGGTAAGGAGCCTGCTATTACCTGGCTAGATGAGGGTGTTACTTTGGGTGTGGTTGTCGCATCAAACGGCTACCCGCTGGATTATGCAAAGGGCCTAGAGTTGCCAGCCAAGACTGAGGGCGACATCATCACTTATTATGCAGGGGCTAAGTTTTCGGAAAATAGCAGAGCACTGCTCTCAAACGGTGGACGTGTCTATATGCTCGTCACCACAGCAGACACTGTAAAAGATGCCCAAAACACCATCTACCAAGAACTCGCTCAACAAAAAACAGAAGGTCTCTTTTACCGAACCGATATCGGAAGCAAGGCAATTCGATAA
- the purH gene encoding bifunctional phosphoribosylaminoimidazolecarboxamide formyltransferase/IMP cyclohydrolase, with protein MTKRALISVSDKVGIVEFAQELKKLGWEIISTGGTKVTLDNAGVETIAIDDVTGFPEMMDGRVKTLHPNIHGGLLARRDLDSHLEAAKDNQIELIDLVVVNLYPFKETILKPDVTYADAVENIDIGGPSMLRSAAKNHASVTVVVDPADYAVVLDELAANGETTYETRQRLAAKVFRHTAAYDALIAEYFTAQVGESKPEKLTLTYDLKQPMRYGENPQQDADFYQKAFPTDYSIASAKQLNGKELSFNNIRDADAAIRIIRDFKDRPTVVALKHMNPCGIGQADDIETAWDYAYESDPVSIFGGIVVLNREVDAATAEKMHGVFLEIIIAPSYTDEALAILTNKKKNLRILALPFDAQDASEVEAEYTGVVGGLLVQNQDVVKESPADWQVVSKRQPTETEATALEFAWKAIKYVKSNGIIVTNDHMTLGVGPGQTNRVASVRIAIDQAKDRLDGAVLASDAFFPFADNVEEIAKAGIKAIIQPGGSVRDQESIEAADKYGLTMVFTGVRHFRH; from the coding sequence ATGACTAAACGCGCCTTAATCAGCGTCTCAGACAAAGTGGGCATTGTTGAATTTGCCCAAGAACTTAAAAAACTTGGTTGGGAGATTATCTCGACAGGTGGGACAAAGGTTACCCTTGATAATGCTGGTGTGGAGACCATTGCAATTGATGATGTGACGGGCTTCCCAGAAATGATGGATGGCCGTGTCAAGACCCTTCACCCAAATATCCATGGTGGGCTCCTCGCTCGTCGTGATCTCGATAGCCACCTTGAGGCGGCTAAGGACAATCAGATCGAGCTCATTGACCTTGTTGTGGTCAACCTTTATCCTTTCAAGGAAACGATTCTCAAACCAGATGTGACTTACGCTGATGCGGTGGAAAATATCGATATCGGTGGGCCATCTATGCTTCGTTCAGCAGCGAAGAACCATGCCAGCGTGACAGTTGTGGTAGACCCTGCTGACTATGCAGTGGTTTTGGACGAATTGGCAGCAAATGGTGAAACGACTTATGAAACTCGTCAACGTTTGGCAGCCAAGGTTTTCCGTCACACAGCAGCTTATGATGCCTTGATTGCAGAGTATTTCACAGCTCAAGTTGGAGAAAGCAAACCTGAAAAGCTCACTTTGACCTACGACCTCAAGCAACCAATGCGTTATGGGGAAAATCCTCAACAGGATGCGGACTTCTATCAAAAAGCTTTTCCAACGGATTACTCAATTGCATCAGCGAAACAGCTCAATGGTAAGGAATTGTCCTTTAACAATATCCGTGATGCTGATGCGGCTATCCGTATCATTCGTGATTTTAAAGACCGTCCAACTGTTGTGGCCCTCAAACATATGAATCCATGTGGAATCGGTCAGGCTGATGACATCGAAACTGCTTGGGATTACGCTTATGAGTCTGACCCAGTGTCTATCTTTGGCGGAATTGTCGTCCTTAATCGTGAGGTGGATGCTGCGACAGCTGAGAAGATGCACGGCGTTTTCCTCGAGATCATCATCGCACCGAGCTATACAGATGAAGCGCTGGCCATTTTGACCAACAAAAAGAAAAACTTACGTATCCTTGCCTTACCATTTGATGCTCAAGATGCTAGTGAGGTAGAGGCAGAATACACAGGCGTGGTTGGTGGACTTCTTGTGCAAAACCAAGACGTGGTTAAGGAAAGCCCGGCTGACTGGCAAGTGGTGAGCAAGCGCCAGCCGACCGAGACAGAAGCGACTGCTCTTGAGTTCGCTTGGAAAGCTATCAAGTACGTCAAATCAAACGGTATCATCGTGACTAATGACCACATGACACTTGGTGTTGGCCCTGGTCAAACCAATCGTGTGGCTTCTGTTCGTATCGCCATTGATCAGGCTAAAGATCGTCTTGATGGTGCTGTTCTTGCTTCCGACGCCTTCTTCCCATTTGCGGATAACGTGGAAGAAATCGCTAAAGCAGGTATCAAGGCCATCATCCAGCCAGGGGGCTCTGTCCGTGACCAAGAGTCAATCGAAGCGGCTGATAAATACGGCTTGACTATGGTCTTTACAGGAGTGAGACATTTTAGACATTAA
- the purB gene encoding adenylosuccinate lyase, whose translation MIDRYSRPEMANIWSEENKYRAWLEVEILADEAWAELGEIPKEDVALIREKADFDIDRILEIEQETRHDVVAFTRAVSETLGEERKWVHYGLTSTDVVDTAYGYLYKQANDIIRKDLENFTNIIADKAKEHKFTIMMGRTHGVHAEPTTFGLKLATWYSEMKRNIERFEHAAAGVEAGKISGAVGNFANIPPFVEQYVCDKLGIRAQEISTQVLPRDLHAEYFAVLASIATSIERMATEIRGLQKSEQREVEEFFAKGQKGSSAMPHKRNPIGSENMTGLARVIRGHMVTAYENVALWHERDISHSSAERIIAPDTTILIDYMLNRFGNIVKNLTVFPENMIRNMNSTFGLIFSQRAMLTLIEKGMTREQAYDLVQPKTAHSWDNQVDFKPLLEADPEVTSRLTQEEIDEIFNPAYYTKRVDDIFERIGLGD comes from the coding sequence ATGATTGATAGATATAGCCGTCCTGAAATGGCGAACATTTGGAGTGAAGAAAATAAATACCGTGCTTGGCTTGAGGTGGAAATCTTGGCTGATGAGGCATGGGCTGAGTTAGGGGAAATCCCTAAGGAAGATGTGGCTTTGATTCGCGAGAAGGCGGACTTTGACATCGACCGTATTTTGGAAATCGAGCAAGAGACTCGTCACGATGTGGTGGCTTTCACGCGTGCGGTTTCTGAGACGCTTGGTGAAGAGCGCAAGTGGGTTCACTATGGGTTGACTTCTACCGACGTGGTGGATACGGCCTACGGTTACCTCTACAAGCAGGCCAACGACATCATTCGTAAGGACCTTGAAAACTTCACCAACATCATCGCAGACAAAGCCAAGGAGCACAAGTTCACCATTATGATGGGTCGTACCCACGGTGTGCACGCTGAGCCTACAACCTTTGGTCTTAAATTGGCGACTTGGTACAGCGAAATGAAGCGCAATATCGAGCGTTTTGAGCATGCGGCTGCTGGTGTGGAAGCAGGTAAAATCTCTGGTGCGGTTGGGAACTTTGCCAACATCCCACCATTTGTAGAGCAATACGTCTGCGACAAATTGGGTATCCGTGCTCAAGAAATCTCTACACAGGTCCTTCCTCGTGACCTTCATGCTGAGTATTTTGCAGTTCTTGCCAGCATCGCAACATCTATCGAGCGCATGGCAACTGAGATTCGTGGTCTGCAAAAATCTGAGCAACGTGAAGTGGAAGAGTTCTTTGCCAAGGGGCAAAAAGGTTCTTCAGCAATGCCTCATAAACGCAATCCTATCGGTTCTGAAAACATGACTGGTCTGGCGCGTGTTATCCGTGGTCACATGGTAACGGCTTATGAAAACGTAGCCCTTTGGCACGAACGTGATATCTCTCATTCATCAGCTGAGCGCATCATCGCACCAGACACAACCATTTTGATTGACTACATGCTCAACCGTTTCGGAAACATCGTTAAGAACCTGACAGTCTTCCCTGAAAACATGATCCGCAACATGAACTCAACTTTCGGTCTCATCTTCAGCCAGCGTGCTATGTTGACCTTGATTGAGAAAGGTATGACACGTGAGCAAGCTTACGACCTTGTTCAACCTAAGACAGCACACTCTTGGGATAACCAAGTCGACTTTAAACCACTTTTGGAAGCCGATCCAGAAGTGACATCACGCCTGACTCAAGAGGAAATCGACGAAATCTTCAATCCTGCATACTACACTAAACGTGTGGATGATATCTTTGAACGTATCGGACTGGGTGACTAA
- the purN gene encoding phosphoribosylglycinamide formyltransferase codes for MKKIAVFASGNGSNFQVIAEEFPVEFVFSDHRDAYVLERADKLGVLSYAFELKEFENKADYEAALVELLEEHQIDLVCLAGYMKIVGPTLLAAYEGRIINIHPAYLPEFPGAHGIEDAWDAGVAESGVTIHWVDSGVDTGKVIKQVRVPRLADDDIESFEARIHEAEYKLYPEVIRELLDK; via the coding sequence ATGAAAAAAATAGCGGTTTTTGCCTCTGGTAATGGCTCAAATTTTCAGGTGATTGCCGAAGAATTTCCGGTGGAGTTTGTTTTTTCAGACCATCGTGACGCCTATGTGCTGGAACGTGCAGACAAGCTCGGCGTCCTGTCCTATGCTTTTGAACTCAAGGAGTTTGAGAACAAGGCGGACTACGAAGCAGCTCTTGTCGAGCTCTTGGAAGAACACCAGATTGACTTGGTTTGTTTGGCGGGTTATATGAAAATCGTCGGCCCAACCTTATTGGCGGCTTATGAAGGTCGAATTATCAACATTCATCCGGCCTACCTGCCAGAATTTCCAGGAGCTCATGGGATTGAGGATGCTTGGGATGCTGGTGTCGCTGAGAGTGGCGTGACCATTCACTGGGTGGACTCCGGTGTGGATACAGGCAAGGTCATCAAACAAGTTCGTGTGCCAAGGCTCGCTGATGATGACATCGAAAGCTTTGAAGCTCGCATTCATGAGGCTGAGTACAAGTTGTATCCAGAGGTTATTAGAGAATTGTTGGATAAGTAA
- the purK gene encoding 5-(carboxyamino)imidazole ribonucleotide synthase, with amino-acid sequence MSSSKTIGIIGGGQLGQMMAISAIYMGHKIIALDPAADCPASCVAEIIVAPYNDVDALRQLAERCDVLTYEFENVDADGLDAVIKDGQLPQGTDLLRISQNRISEKDFLSNKAQVTVAPYKVVTSSQDLADIDLSKNYVLKTATGGYDGHGQKVIRSEVDLEEAYALADSADCVLEEFVNFDLEISVIVSGNGKDVTVFPVQENIHRNNILSKTIVPARIPASLAEKAKAMAVRIAEQLNLSGTLCVEMFATADDIIVNEIAPRPHNSGHYSIEACDFSQFDTHILGVLGAPLPAIHLHGPAVMLNVLGQHVEAAEKYVTENPSAHLHMYGKIEAKHNRKMGHVTLFSKVPDSVVEFGEGIDF; translated from the coding sequence ATGAGCTCATCTAAAACAATCGGAATTATCGGTGGCGGTCAGCTGGGTCAGATGATGGCTATTTCTGCCATTTATATGGGGCACAAGATTATCGCGCTGGATCCTGCGGCGGATTGCCCAGCCTCTTGCGTGGCGGAGATCATCGTGGCTCCTTATAATGATGTGGATGCCCTCCGTCAGTTGGCTGAGCGTTGCGATGTCCTGACTTATGAATTTGAGAATGTAGATGCTGACGGTTTGGATGCGGTTATCAAGGATGGACAACTCCCTCAAGGGACAGATCTGCTCCGCATTTCCCAAAATCGCATTTCTGAAAAGGACTTTCTTTCAAACAAGGCTCAAGTCACTGTGGCACCCTACAAGGTCGTGACTTCAAGCCAAGACTTAGCAGATATCGACCTCTCTAAAAACTATGTCCTCAAGACTGCGACCGGTGGCTATGATGGCCATGGTCAAAAGGTTATTCGCTCGGAAGTAGACTTAGAAGAAGCCTATGCGCTAGCGGATTCAGCAGACTGTGTTTTGGAGGAATTTGTCAACTTCGACCTTGAAATTTCTGTTATCGTGTCAGGAAATGGCAAGGACGTGACGGTTTTTCCGGTTCAGGAAAATATTCATCGCAACAACATTCTTTCAAAAACCATTGTCCCTGCTCGCATTCCAGCAAGCTTAGCAGAAAAAGCTAAAGCTATGGCAGTGCGAATTGCAGAACAGCTGAACTTGTCTGGAACCCTTTGCGTGGAAATGTTTGCGACTGCTGATGACATCATTGTCAATGAAATCGCCCCACGTCCACACAACTCAGGCCACTACTCAATTGAAGCTTGCGATTTTTCGCAGTTTGATACCCATATTCTCGGTGTTCTCGGAGCACCATTGCCAGCTATCCACCTGCATGGACCAGCTGTCATGCTCAATGTTCTCGGCCAGCATGTCGAGGCCGCTGAAAAATATGTCACAGAAAATCCAAGCGCCCACCTCCACATGTATGGTAAAATAGAAGCGAAGCACAACCGCAAAATGGGACACGTGACTTTGTTTAGTAAAGTGCCGGATAGTGTGGTTGAGTTTGGTGAGGGAATTGATTTTTGA
- the purM gene encoding phosphoribosylformylglycinamidine cyclo-ligase, which translates to MTNKNAYAQSGVDVEAGYEVVERIKKHVARTERAGVMGALGGFGGMFDLSKTGVKEPVLISGTDGVGTKLMLAIKYDKHDTIGQDCVAMCVNDIIAAGAEPLYFLDYVATGKNEPAKLEQVVAGVAEGCVQAGAALIGGETAEMPGMYGADDYDLAGFAVGVAEKSQIIDGSKVAEGDVLLGLASSGIHSNGYSLVRRVFADYTGEEVLPELEGKKLKEVLLEPTRIYVKAVLPLIKEGLVNGIAHITGGGFIENIPRMFADDLAAEIEEDKVPVLPIFKALEKYGQIKHEEMFEIFNMGVGLMLAVSLENVGRVEELLDEPVYEIGRIVKKENESVIIK; encoded by the coding sequence ATGACGAATAAAAATGCTTATGCCCAGTCGGGTGTGGATGTTGAAGCGGGTTATGAAGTAGTTGAACGAATAAAAAAACATGTGGCTCGTACGGAGCGTGCAGGTGTTATGGGAGCTCTTGGTGGTTTTGGTGGTATGTTTGACCTTTCAAAAACAGGTGTCAAAGAACCTGTCTTGATCTCAGGGACTGACGGTGTCGGAACCAAGCTCATGCTGGCCATCAAATACGACAAGCATGATACCATCGGTCAGGACTGTGTGGCCATGTGTGTCAATGATATCATCGCTGCAGGTGCGGAGCCCCTCTATTTCCTTGACTACGTAGCGACAGGGAAGAATGAACCAGCTAAACTAGAACAAGTCGTTGCTGGTGTGGCAGAAGGTTGTGTGCAGGCAGGCGCTGCCCTCATCGGTGGGGAAACAGCTGAAATGCCTGGTATGTATGGCGCAGATGACTACGACTTGGCTGGTTTTGCAGTCGGCGTGGCTGAAAAATCTCAAATCATTGACGGCTCAAAGGTGGCAGAAGGCGATGTTCTTCTCGGACTTGCTTCGAGTGGGATTCACTCCAATGGTTACTCACTCGTGCGTCGTGTTTTTGCCGACTATACAGGTGAGGAAGTCTTACCAGAATTGGAAGGCAAGAAACTCAAGGAAGTCCTTCTTGAGCCGACTCGTATCTATGTCAAGGCTGTCTTGCCACTCATCAAGGAAGGCTTGGTAAACGGTATTGCCCACATCACAGGTGGTGGTTTCATCGAGAATATCCCTCGTATGTTTGCAGACGATCTAGCAGCAGAAATCGAAGAAGATAAAGTTCCAGTTCTTCCGATTTTCAAAGCCCTTGAAAAATACGGTCAGATCAAGCACGAAGAAATGTTTGAAATCTTCAATATGGGTGTGGGCCTCATGTTGGCAGTTAGCCTTGAAAATGTAGGTCGAGTCGAGGAATTGCTGGATGAACCAGTCTATGAAATTGGTCGCATCGTCAAGAAAGAAAACGAAAGTGTCATCATCAAATGA